Proteins from a genomic interval of Gordonia sp. SL306:
- a CDS encoding putative quinol monooxygenase, translated as MIFIVAKWPVKPEYVEQWPDLVREFTQATRAEAGNKWFEWSRSLDEPSTYVLVEAFDDDAAEAHVTSEHFRAATAQLPKYLTRTPDIVNATIDQETWSELGEMSVDG; from the coding sequence ATGATCTTCATCGTCGCGAAGTGGCCCGTGAAGCCCGAATACGTCGAGCAATGGCCCGATCTCGTTCGGGAGTTCACGCAGGCCACCCGGGCCGAAGCGGGAAACAAGTGGTTCGAATGGTCACGCAGCCTCGACGAGCCCTCCACCTACGTCCTCGTCGAGGCCTTCGACGACGACGCCGCGGAGGCCCATGTCACCAGTGAGCACTTCCGCGCGGCGACCGCGCAGCTGCCGAAGTACCTCACGCGGACGCCCGACATCGTCAACGCCACCATCGATCAGGAGACGTGGTCCGAGCTCGGGGAGATGTCGGTCGACGGCTAG